In Sphaeramia orbicularis chromosome 12, fSphaOr1.1, whole genome shotgun sequence, the following proteins share a genomic window:
- the LOC115430660 gene encoding collagen type IV alpha-3-binding protein-like isoform X5, protein MSDNQSWNSSGSEEDLEPRGEESGHPVGIGEFSGVLSKWTNYIHGWQDRWVVLKNNTLSYYKSQDETEYGCRGSLCLTKAVITLHEFDECRLDISVNDSVWYLRAQDPDHRHQWIDSIELHRADSGYGSESSLRRHGSMLSLTSATSGYSATSTSSFKGYSLREKLAEMETFRDILCRQVDTLQKYFDSCADAVSKDELQRDKIVEDDEDDFPNTRTDGEYLHHNNNNNGSKEKLFQALSPKGINGIDFKGEAITFKATTAGILATLSHCIDLMVKREDNWQKRLDKEMEKRRRIEEGYKSALNELKKKSHFGGPDYEEGPNSLINEDEFFDAVEAALDRQDKIEEQSQTEKTRIQRSSPVPSGDAYSSTGSHRFSDKTHNQSAPALIIRASPHDVHRFSTEVEEMVQSHMTYSLQDVGGDANWQLVVEEGEMKVYRREVEENGIVLDPLKATHSVKGVTGHEVCHYFWDTAYRNDWETTIENFNVVETLSDNAAIIYQTHKRVWPASQRDVLYLSAMRKIMANNENDPDTWLVCNFSVDHDDAQPTNRCVRAKINIAMICQTLVSPPEGDKEISRDNILCKITYVANVNPGGWAPASVLRAVAKREYPKFLKRFTSYVQEKTAGKPILF, encoded by the exons ATGTCAGATAATCAGAGCTGGAACTCCTCAGGATCCGAGGAAGATTTAGAGCCCAGAGGAGAGGAGTCAGGGCATCCTGTCGGTATCGGCGAGTTCAGCGGGGTCCTCAGTAAG TGGACAAACTACATCCATGGCTGGCAGGACCGTTGGGTTGTGTTGAAAAACAACACACTGAGTTACTACAAGTCTCAGGATGAGACAGAGTATGGCTGTCGGGGTTCCCTCTGCCTTACCAAAGCTGTTATCACT CTTCATGAGTTTGATGAGTGTCGGCTTGACATCAGTGTAAATGACAGTGTGTGGTACCTGAGAGCACAAGACCCAGATCACAGACATCAGTGGATCGATTCTATTGAGCTGCACAGG GCTGATTCTGGTTATGGCTCTGAGTCCAGTCTGCGGAGACATGGCTCCATGCTGTCTCTCACATCAGCCACCAGTGGCTACTCTGCCACCTCCACGTCCTCTTTCAAG GGTTACAGCCTGAGAGAGAAACTGGCAGAGATGGAGACTTTCAGAGATATTTTATGCAGACAGGTGGATACACTTCAGAAATACTTTGACAGCTGTGCAGATGCTGTATCCAAGGATGAGCTGCAGAGGGACAAAA TTgtagaggatgatgaggatgacttCCCCAATACTAGAACAGATGGAGAATATTtgcaccacaacaacaacaacaatggcagcaAAGAAAAGT TGTTCCAGGCCTTGAGCCCTAAGGGAATCAATGGCATAGACTTTAAGGGCGAGGCCATCACATTCAAGGCTACCACAGCTGGGATCCTGGCTACTCTGTCCCACTGTATTGACCTCATGGTGAAGAGAGAAGACAACTGGCAAAAGAGACTAGACAAG GAGATGGAGAAGAGGCGAAGAATAGAAGAGGGCTATAAATCAGCCCTCAATGAACTCAAGAAAAAGTCTCACTTCGGAGGACCAGACTATGAG GAGGGCCCAAACAGCCTCATCAATGAAGATGAATTTTTTGATGCAGTTGAAGCTGCTCTTGACAGACAAGACAAAATAGAGGAACAG TCACAAACAGAGAAGACGAGGATACAGAGATCGAGTCCCGTTCCCTCTGGAGATGCCTACTCCAGCACCGGCTCACACAGATTCTCTGACAAG ACTCATAATCAGTCTGCCCCTGCTCTGATAATCAGGGCCTCTCCCCACGATGTCCACAGATTCAGCACAGAG GTGGAGGAGATGGTGCAGAGTCACATGACCTACTCCCTGCAGGATGTTGGTGGAGATGCCAACTGGCAGCTGGTGGTAGAAGAGGGAGAAATGAAG GTGTATAGGAGGGAAGTGGAAGAAAACGGGATTGTCCTGGATCCACTTAAGGCCACTCATTCAGTTAAGGGGGTCACTGGTCACGAGGTCTGCCACTACTTCTGGGACACTGCCTACCGCAACGACTGGGAGA CCACCATTGAAAACTTCAATGTTGTGGAGACATTGTCAGACAACGCAGCCATTATCTATCAAACACATAAG CGGGTGTGGCCAGCCTCACAGAGAGATGTGCTGTATCTCTCTGCCATGAGGAAGATCATGGCAAACAATGAGAATGACCCAGATACTTGGCTGGTCTGCAATTTCTCAGTGGATCATGACGATGCACAA CCAACCAACCGGTGTGTCCGTGCCAAAATCAACATTGCCATGATCTGTCAGACCCTGGTTAGTCCACCAGAGGGCGACAAAGAGATCAGCAGAGATAACATCCTGTGTAAAATCACCTATGTTGccaatg tgAACCCGGGAGGCTGGGCTCCTGCCTCTGTGCTCAGGGCTGTAGCTAAGAGGGAATACCCCAAGTTCCTCAAGCGCTTCACCTCGTACGTCCAGGAAAAAACGGCTGGCAAGCCTATCTTATTCTGA
- the LOC115430660 gene encoding collagen type IV alpha-3-binding protein-like isoform X6 yields the protein MSDNQSWNSSGSEEDLEPRGEESGHPVGIGEFSGVLSKWTNYIHGWQDRWVVLKNNTLSYYKSQDETEYGCRGSLCLTKAVITLHEFDECRLDISVNDSVWYLRAQDPDHRHQWIDSIELHRSIREGRRERGGVQGTILIPPNLADSGYGSESSLRRHGSMLSLTSATSGYSATSTSSFKKGYSLREKLAEMETFRDILCRQVDTLQKYFDSCADAVSKDELQRDKIVEDDEDDFPNTRTDGEYLHHNNNNNGSKEKLFQALSPKGINGIDFKGEAITFKATTAGILATLSHCIDLMVKREDNWQKRLDKEMEKRRRIEEGYKSALNELKKKSHFGGPDYEEGPNSLINEDEFFDAVEAALDRQDKIEEQSQTEKTRIQRSSPVPSGDAYSSTGSHRFSDKVEEMVQSHMTYSLQDVGGDANWQLVVEEGEMKVYRREVEENGIVLDPLKATHSVKGVTGHEVCHYFWDTAYRNDWETTIENFNVVETLSDNAAIIYQTHKRVWPASQRDVLYLSAMRKIMANNENDPDTWLVCNFSVDHDDAQPTNRCVRAKINIAMICQTLVSPPEGDKEISRDNILCKITYVANVNPGGWAPASVLRAVAKREYPKFLKRFTSYVQEKTAGKPILF from the exons ATGTCAGATAATCAGAGCTGGAACTCCTCAGGATCCGAGGAAGATTTAGAGCCCAGAGGAGAGGAGTCAGGGCATCCTGTCGGTATCGGCGAGTTCAGCGGGGTCCTCAGTAAG TGGACAAACTACATCCATGGCTGGCAGGACCGTTGGGTTGTGTTGAAAAACAACACACTGAGTTACTACAAGTCTCAGGATGAGACAGAGTATGGCTGTCGGGGTTCCCTCTGCCTTACCAAAGCTGTTATCACT CTTCATGAGTTTGATGAGTGTCGGCTTGACATCAGTGTAAATGACAGTGTGTGGTACCTGAGAGCACAAGACCCAGATCACAGACATCAGTGGATCGATTCTATTGAGCTGCACAGG AGTATcagagaggggaggagagagaggggaggagtCCAGGGAACAATACTCATCCCTCCAAACCTG GCTGATTCTGGTTATGGCTCTGAGTCCAGTCTGCGGAGACATGGCTCCATGCTGTCTCTCACATCAGCCACCAGTGGCTACTCTGCCACCTCCACGTCCTCTTTCAAG AAGGGTTACAGCCTGAGAGAGAAACTGGCAGAGATGGAGACTTTCAGAGATATTTTATGCAGACAGGTGGATACACTTCAGAAATACTTTGACAGCTGTGCAGATGCTGTATCCAAGGATGAGCTGCAGAGGGACAAAA TTgtagaggatgatgaggatgacttCCCCAATACTAGAACAGATGGAGAATATTtgcaccacaacaacaacaacaatggcagcaAAGAAAAGT TGTTCCAGGCCTTGAGCCCTAAGGGAATCAATGGCATAGACTTTAAGGGCGAGGCCATCACATTCAAGGCTACCACAGCTGGGATCCTGGCTACTCTGTCCCACTGTATTGACCTCATGGTGAAGAGAGAAGACAACTGGCAAAAGAGACTAGACAAG GAGATGGAGAAGAGGCGAAGAATAGAAGAGGGCTATAAATCAGCCCTCAATGAACTCAAGAAAAAGTCTCACTTCGGAGGACCAGACTATGAG GAGGGCCCAAACAGCCTCATCAATGAAGATGAATTTTTTGATGCAGTTGAAGCTGCTCTTGACAGACAAGACAAAATAGAGGAACAG TCACAAACAGAGAAGACGAGGATACAGAGATCGAGTCCCGTTCCCTCTGGAGATGCCTACTCCAGCACCGGCTCACACAGATTCTCTGACAAG GTGGAGGAGATGGTGCAGAGTCACATGACCTACTCCCTGCAGGATGTTGGTGGAGATGCCAACTGGCAGCTGGTGGTAGAAGAGGGAGAAATGAAG GTGTATAGGAGGGAAGTGGAAGAAAACGGGATTGTCCTGGATCCACTTAAGGCCACTCATTCAGTTAAGGGGGTCACTGGTCACGAGGTCTGCCACTACTTCTGGGACACTGCCTACCGCAACGACTGGGAGA CCACCATTGAAAACTTCAATGTTGTGGAGACATTGTCAGACAACGCAGCCATTATCTATCAAACACATAAG CGGGTGTGGCCAGCCTCACAGAGAGATGTGCTGTATCTCTCTGCCATGAGGAAGATCATGGCAAACAATGAGAATGACCCAGATACTTGGCTGGTCTGCAATTTCTCAGTGGATCATGACGATGCACAA CCAACCAACCGGTGTGTCCGTGCCAAAATCAACATTGCCATGATCTGTCAGACCCTGGTTAGTCCACCAGAGGGCGACAAAGAGATCAGCAGAGATAACATCCTGTGTAAAATCACCTATGTTGccaatg tgAACCCGGGAGGCTGGGCTCCTGCCTCTGTGCTCAGGGCTGTAGCTAAGAGGGAATACCCCAAGTTCCTCAAGCGCTTCACCTCGTACGTCCAGGAAAAAACGGCTGGCAAGCCTATCTTATTCTGA
- the LOC115430660 gene encoding collagen type IV alpha-3-binding protein-like isoform X4: MSDNQSWNSSGSEEDLEPRGEESGHPVGIGEFSGVLSKWTNYIHGWQDRWVVLKNNTLSYYKSQDETEYGCRGSLCLTKAVITLHEFDECRLDISVNDSVWYLRAQDPDHRHQWIDSIELHRADSGYGSESSLRRHGSMLSLTSATSGYSATSTSSFKKGYSLREKLAEMETFRDILCRQVDTLQKYFDSCADAVSKDELQRDKIVEDDEDDFPNTRTDGEYLHHNNNNNGSKEKLFQALSPKGINGIDFKGEAITFKATTAGILATLSHCIDLMVKREDNWQKRLDKEMEKRRRIEEGYKSALNELKKKSHFGGPDYEEGPNSLINEDEFFDAVEAALDRQDKIEEQSQTEKTRIQRSSPVPSGDAYSSTGSHRFSDKTHNQSAPALIIRASPHDVHRFSTEVEEMVQSHMTYSLQDVGGDANWQLVVEEGEMKVYRREVEENGIVLDPLKATHSVKGVTGHEVCHYFWDTAYRNDWETTIENFNVVETLSDNAAIIYQTHKRVWPASQRDVLYLSAMRKIMANNENDPDTWLVCNFSVDHDDAQPTNRCVRAKINIAMICQTLVSPPEGDKEISRDNILCKITYVANVNPGGWAPASVLRAVAKREYPKFLKRFTSYVQEKTAGKPILF; this comes from the exons ATGTCAGATAATCAGAGCTGGAACTCCTCAGGATCCGAGGAAGATTTAGAGCCCAGAGGAGAGGAGTCAGGGCATCCTGTCGGTATCGGCGAGTTCAGCGGGGTCCTCAGTAAG TGGACAAACTACATCCATGGCTGGCAGGACCGTTGGGTTGTGTTGAAAAACAACACACTGAGTTACTACAAGTCTCAGGATGAGACAGAGTATGGCTGTCGGGGTTCCCTCTGCCTTACCAAAGCTGTTATCACT CTTCATGAGTTTGATGAGTGTCGGCTTGACATCAGTGTAAATGACAGTGTGTGGTACCTGAGAGCACAAGACCCAGATCACAGACATCAGTGGATCGATTCTATTGAGCTGCACAGG GCTGATTCTGGTTATGGCTCTGAGTCCAGTCTGCGGAGACATGGCTCCATGCTGTCTCTCACATCAGCCACCAGTGGCTACTCTGCCACCTCCACGTCCTCTTTCAAG AAGGGTTACAGCCTGAGAGAGAAACTGGCAGAGATGGAGACTTTCAGAGATATTTTATGCAGACAGGTGGATACACTTCAGAAATACTTTGACAGCTGTGCAGATGCTGTATCCAAGGATGAGCTGCAGAGGGACAAAA TTgtagaggatgatgaggatgacttCCCCAATACTAGAACAGATGGAGAATATTtgcaccacaacaacaacaacaatggcagcaAAGAAAAGT TGTTCCAGGCCTTGAGCCCTAAGGGAATCAATGGCATAGACTTTAAGGGCGAGGCCATCACATTCAAGGCTACCACAGCTGGGATCCTGGCTACTCTGTCCCACTGTATTGACCTCATGGTGAAGAGAGAAGACAACTGGCAAAAGAGACTAGACAAG GAGATGGAGAAGAGGCGAAGAATAGAAGAGGGCTATAAATCAGCCCTCAATGAACTCAAGAAAAAGTCTCACTTCGGAGGACCAGACTATGAG GAGGGCCCAAACAGCCTCATCAATGAAGATGAATTTTTTGATGCAGTTGAAGCTGCTCTTGACAGACAAGACAAAATAGAGGAACAG TCACAAACAGAGAAGACGAGGATACAGAGATCGAGTCCCGTTCCCTCTGGAGATGCCTACTCCAGCACCGGCTCACACAGATTCTCTGACAAG ACTCATAATCAGTCTGCCCCTGCTCTGATAATCAGGGCCTCTCCCCACGATGTCCACAGATTCAGCACAGAG GTGGAGGAGATGGTGCAGAGTCACATGACCTACTCCCTGCAGGATGTTGGTGGAGATGCCAACTGGCAGCTGGTGGTAGAAGAGGGAGAAATGAAG GTGTATAGGAGGGAAGTGGAAGAAAACGGGATTGTCCTGGATCCACTTAAGGCCACTCATTCAGTTAAGGGGGTCACTGGTCACGAGGTCTGCCACTACTTCTGGGACACTGCCTACCGCAACGACTGGGAGA CCACCATTGAAAACTTCAATGTTGTGGAGACATTGTCAGACAACGCAGCCATTATCTATCAAACACATAAG CGGGTGTGGCCAGCCTCACAGAGAGATGTGCTGTATCTCTCTGCCATGAGGAAGATCATGGCAAACAATGAGAATGACCCAGATACTTGGCTGGTCTGCAATTTCTCAGTGGATCATGACGATGCACAA CCAACCAACCGGTGTGTCCGTGCCAAAATCAACATTGCCATGATCTGTCAGACCCTGGTTAGTCCACCAGAGGGCGACAAAGAGATCAGCAGAGATAACATCCTGTGTAAAATCACCTATGTTGccaatg tgAACCCGGGAGGCTGGGCTCCTGCCTCTGTGCTCAGGGCTGTAGCTAAGAGGGAATACCCCAAGTTCCTCAAGCGCTTCACCTCGTACGTCCAGGAAAAAACGGCTGGCAAGCCTATCTTATTCTGA
- the LOC115430660 gene encoding collagen type IV alpha-3-binding protein-like isoform X2, translating to MSDNQSWNSSGSEEDLEPRGEESGHPVGIGEFSGVLSKWTNYIHGWQDRWVVLKNNTLSYYKSQDETEYGCRGSLCLTKAVITLHEFDECRLDISVNDSVWYLRAQDPDHRHQWIDSIELHRSIREGRRERGGVQGTILIPPNLADSGYGSESSLRRHGSMLSLTSATSGYSATSTSSFKGYSLREKLAEMETFRDILCRQVDTLQKYFDSCADAVSKDELQRDKIVEDDEDDFPNTRTDGEYLHHNNNNNGSKEKLFQALSPKGINGIDFKGEAITFKATTAGILATLSHCIDLMVKREDNWQKRLDKEMEKRRRIEEGYKSALNELKKKSHFGGPDYEEGPNSLINEDEFFDAVEAALDRQDKIEEQSQTEKTRIQRSSPVPSGDAYSSTGSHRFSDKTHNQSAPALIIRASPHDVHRFSTEVEEMVQSHMTYSLQDVGGDANWQLVVEEGEMKVYRREVEENGIVLDPLKATHSVKGVTGHEVCHYFWDTAYRNDWETTIENFNVVETLSDNAAIIYQTHKRVWPASQRDVLYLSAMRKIMANNENDPDTWLVCNFSVDHDDAQPTNRCVRAKINIAMICQTLVSPPEGDKEISRDNILCKITYVANVNPGGWAPASVLRAVAKREYPKFLKRFTSYVQEKTAGKPILF from the exons ATGTCAGATAATCAGAGCTGGAACTCCTCAGGATCCGAGGAAGATTTAGAGCCCAGAGGAGAGGAGTCAGGGCATCCTGTCGGTATCGGCGAGTTCAGCGGGGTCCTCAGTAAG TGGACAAACTACATCCATGGCTGGCAGGACCGTTGGGTTGTGTTGAAAAACAACACACTGAGTTACTACAAGTCTCAGGATGAGACAGAGTATGGCTGTCGGGGTTCCCTCTGCCTTACCAAAGCTGTTATCACT CTTCATGAGTTTGATGAGTGTCGGCTTGACATCAGTGTAAATGACAGTGTGTGGTACCTGAGAGCACAAGACCCAGATCACAGACATCAGTGGATCGATTCTATTGAGCTGCACAGG AGTATcagagaggggaggagagagaggggaggagtCCAGGGAACAATACTCATCCCTCCAAACCTG GCTGATTCTGGTTATGGCTCTGAGTCCAGTCTGCGGAGACATGGCTCCATGCTGTCTCTCACATCAGCCACCAGTGGCTACTCTGCCACCTCCACGTCCTCTTTCAAG GGTTACAGCCTGAGAGAGAAACTGGCAGAGATGGAGACTTTCAGAGATATTTTATGCAGACAGGTGGATACACTTCAGAAATACTTTGACAGCTGTGCAGATGCTGTATCCAAGGATGAGCTGCAGAGGGACAAAA TTgtagaggatgatgaggatgacttCCCCAATACTAGAACAGATGGAGAATATTtgcaccacaacaacaacaacaatggcagcaAAGAAAAGT TGTTCCAGGCCTTGAGCCCTAAGGGAATCAATGGCATAGACTTTAAGGGCGAGGCCATCACATTCAAGGCTACCACAGCTGGGATCCTGGCTACTCTGTCCCACTGTATTGACCTCATGGTGAAGAGAGAAGACAACTGGCAAAAGAGACTAGACAAG GAGATGGAGAAGAGGCGAAGAATAGAAGAGGGCTATAAATCAGCCCTCAATGAACTCAAGAAAAAGTCTCACTTCGGAGGACCAGACTATGAG GAGGGCCCAAACAGCCTCATCAATGAAGATGAATTTTTTGATGCAGTTGAAGCTGCTCTTGACAGACAAGACAAAATAGAGGAACAG TCACAAACAGAGAAGACGAGGATACAGAGATCGAGTCCCGTTCCCTCTGGAGATGCCTACTCCAGCACCGGCTCACACAGATTCTCTGACAAG ACTCATAATCAGTCTGCCCCTGCTCTGATAATCAGGGCCTCTCCCCACGATGTCCACAGATTCAGCACAGAG GTGGAGGAGATGGTGCAGAGTCACATGACCTACTCCCTGCAGGATGTTGGTGGAGATGCCAACTGGCAGCTGGTGGTAGAAGAGGGAGAAATGAAG GTGTATAGGAGGGAAGTGGAAGAAAACGGGATTGTCCTGGATCCACTTAAGGCCACTCATTCAGTTAAGGGGGTCACTGGTCACGAGGTCTGCCACTACTTCTGGGACACTGCCTACCGCAACGACTGGGAGA CCACCATTGAAAACTTCAATGTTGTGGAGACATTGTCAGACAACGCAGCCATTATCTATCAAACACATAAG CGGGTGTGGCCAGCCTCACAGAGAGATGTGCTGTATCTCTCTGCCATGAGGAAGATCATGGCAAACAATGAGAATGACCCAGATACTTGGCTGGTCTGCAATTTCTCAGTGGATCATGACGATGCACAA CCAACCAACCGGTGTGTCCGTGCCAAAATCAACATTGCCATGATCTGTCAGACCCTGGTTAGTCCACCAGAGGGCGACAAAGAGATCAGCAGAGATAACATCCTGTGTAAAATCACCTATGTTGccaatg tgAACCCGGGAGGCTGGGCTCCTGCCTCTGTGCTCAGGGCTGTAGCTAAGAGGGAATACCCCAAGTTCCTCAAGCGCTTCACCTCGTACGTCCAGGAAAAAACGGCTGGCAAGCCTATCTTATTCTGA
- the LOC115430660 gene encoding collagen type IV alpha-3-binding protein-like isoform X1 — MSDNQSWNSSGSEEDLEPRGEESGHPVGIGEFSGVLSKWTNYIHGWQDRWVVLKNNTLSYYKSQDETEYGCRGSLCLTKAVITLHEFDECRLDISVNDSVWYLRAQDPDHRHQWIDSIELHRSIREGRRERGGVQGTILIPPNLADSGYGSESSLRRHGSMLSLTSATSGYSATSTSSFKKGYSLREKLAEMETFRDILCRQVDTLQKYFDSCADAVSKDELQRDKIVEDDEDDFPNTRTDGEYLHHNNNNNGSKEKLFQALSPKGINGIDFKGEAITFKATTAGILATLSHCIDLMVKREDNWQKRLDKEMEKRRRIEEGYKSALNELKKKSHFGGPDYEEGPNSLINEDEFFDAVEAALDRQDKIEEQSQTEKTRIQRSSPVPSGDAYSSTGSHRFSDKTHNQSAPALIIRASPHDVHRFSTEVEEMVQSHMTYSLQDVGGDANWQLVVEEGEMKVYRREVEENGIVLDPLKATHSVKGVTGHEVCHYFWDTAYRNDWETTIENFNVVETLSDNAAIIYQTHKRVWPASQRDVLYLSAMRKIMANNENDPDTWLVCNFSVDHDDAQPTNRCVRAKINIAMICQTLVSPPEGDKEISRDNILCKITYVANVNPGGWAPASVLRAVAKREYPKFLKRFTSYVQEKTAGKPILF, encoded by the exons ATGTCAGATAATCAGAGCTGGAACTCCTCAGGATCCGAGGAAGATTTAGAGCCCAGAGGAGAGGAGTCAGGGCATCCTGTCGGTATCGGCGAGTTCAGCGGGGTCCTCAGTAAG TGGACAAACTACATCCATGGCTGGCAGGACCGTTGGGTTGTGTTGAAAAACAACACACTGAGTTACTACAAGTCTCAGGATGAGACAGAGTATGGCTGTCGGGGTTCCCTCTGCCTTACCAAAGCTGTTATCACT CTTCATGAGTTTGATGAGTGTCGGCTTGACATCAGTGTAAATGACAGTGTGTGGTACCTGAGAGCACAAGACCCAGATCACAGACATCAGTGGATCGATTCTATTGAGCTGCACAGG AGTATcagagaggggaggagagagaggggaggagtCCAGGGAACAATACTCATCCCTCCAAACCTG GCTGATTCTGGTTATGGCTCTGAGTCCAGTCTGCGGAGACATGGCTCCATGCTGTCTCTCACATCAGCCACCAGTGGCTACTCTGCCACCTCCACGTCCTCTTTCAAG AAGGGTTACAGCCTGAGAGAGAAACTGGCAGAGATGGAGACTTTCAGAGATATTTTATGCAGACAGGTGGATACACTTCAGAAATACTTTGACAGCTGTGCAGATGCTGTATCCAAGGATGAGCTGCAGAGGGACAAAA TTgtagaggatgatgaggatgacttCCCCAATACTAGAACAGATGGAGAATATTtgcaccacaacaacaacaacaatggcagcaAAGAAAAGT TGTTCCAGGCCTTGAGCCCTAAGGGAATCAATGGCATAGACTTTAAGGGCGAGGCCATCACATTCAAGGCTACCACAGCTGGGATCCTGGCTACTCTGTCCCACTGTATTGACCTCATGGTGAAGAGAGAAGACAACTGGCAAAAGAGACTAGACAAG GAGATGGAGAAGAGGCGAAGAATAGAAGAGGGCTATAAATCAGCCCTCAATGAACTCAAGAAAAAGTCTCACTTCGGAGGACCAGACTATGAG GAGGGCCCAAACAGCCTCATCAATGAAGATGAATTTTTTGATGCAGTTGAAGCTGCTCTTGACAGACAAGACAAAATAGAGGAACAG TCACAAACAGAGAAGACGAGGATACAGAGATCGAGTCCCGTTCCCTCTGGAGATGCCTACTCCAGCACCGGCTCACACAGATTCTCTGACAAG ACTCATAATCAGTCTGCCCCTGCTCTGATAATCAGGGCCTCTCCCCACGATGTCCACAGATTCAGCACAGAG GTGGAGGAGATGGTGCAGAGTCACATGACCTACTCCCTGCAGGATGTTGGTGGAGATGCCAACTGGCAGCTGGTGGTAGAAGAGGGAGAAATGAAG GTGTATAGGAGGGAAGTGGAAGAAAACGGGATTGTCCTGGATCCACTTAAGGCCACTCATTCAGTTAAGGGGGTCACTGGTCACGAGGTCTGCCACTACTTCTGGGACACTGCCTACCGCAACGACTGGGAGA CCACCATTGAAAACTTCAATGTTGTGGAGACATTGTCAGACAACGCAGCCATTATCTATCAAACACATAAG CGGGTGTGGCCAGCCTCACAGAGAGATGTGCTGTATCTCTCTGCCATGAGGAAGATCATGGCAAACAATGAGAATGACCCAGATACTTGGCTGGTCTGCAATTTCTCAGTGGATCATGACGATGCACAA CCAACCAACCGGTGTGTCCGTGCCAAAATCAACATTGCCATGATCTGTCAGACCCTGGTTAGTCCACCAGAGGGCGACAAAGAGATCAGCAGAGATAACATCCTGTGTAAAATCACCTATGTTGccaatg tgAACCCGGGAGGCTGGGCTCCTGCCTCTGTGCTCAGGGCTGTAGCTAAGAGGGAATACCCCAAGTTCCTCAAGCGCTTCACCTCGTACGTCCAGGAAAAAACGGCTGGCAAGCCTATCTTATTCTGA